In Ciconia boyciana chromosome 3, ASM3463844v1, whole genome shotgun sequence, a genomic segment contains:
- the IAH1 gene encoding isoamyl acetate-hydrolyzing esterase 1 homolog, which produces MALAEAGARGRLLLWPRVVLFGDSITEFSFQENGWGASLAERLVRKCDVVNRGLSGYNTRWAKLILPRLISKSTGAESTVAVTIFFGANDSALKDLNPKQHVPLEEYAANLKSMIQYLKSVDVTEDRIILITPPPLQESAWEKECLAKGDKLNRHNATTGEYAQACVQVARDCGTDVLDLWTLMQKNQDFSSYLSDGLHLSTKGNSFLAAQLWSCLEKKLSALPSLLPYWRDVDHTNPEASLL; this is translated from the exons ATGGCGCTGGCGGAGGCGGGCGCCCGCGGGCGGCTCCTGCTCTGGCCCCGCGTCGTCCTCTTCGGAGATTCCATCACTGAG TTCTCCTTCCAGGAAAATGGCTGGGGGGCATCCCTTGCTGAGAGACTGGTCAG aaaatgtgaTGTTGTGAACCGAGGGCTTTCGGGGTACAACACCAGGTGGGCAAAATTGATCCTTCCAAGACTGATCAGTAAAAGTACTGGTGCTGAGAGTACTGTTGCGGTTACTATTTTCTTTGGAGCCAATGACAGTGCTTTGAAAG ATCTGAACCCTAAGCAACATGTTCCTTTGGAGGAATATGCTGCAAACTTAAAGAGCATGATACAGTATCTGAAGTCAGTAGACGTTACTGAAGACAGGATTATTTTGATAACGCCACCACCTCTTCAGGAATCAGCTTGGGAAAAGGAGTGTCTTGCCAAAG GTGACAAATTAAATCGCCACAATGCCACCACTGGGGAATACGCCCAGGCCTGTGTTCAGGTAGCTAGGGACTGTGGAACTGATGTACTCGACCTTTGGACACTGATGCAAAAAAATCAG GATTTCTCTTCCTATTTGTCTGATGGGCTCCATTTATCAACAAAAGGCAacagctttctagcagcacaaCTTTGGTcgtgcctggaaaaaaaactgtCTGCccttccttcactgcttccttACTGGCGTGACGTGGACCATACAAACCCCGAGGCCAGTCTTCTGTGA